In Deinococcus aquiradiocola, the genomic stretch CGGACGAGACAGCGCGGCCGGACCCTCCGGGCACGCCGGACCCCGCGCCGCCCGACACCCCCTGAACGCGAACGAACCCCCGGCGAGCGCCTGGGGGGGTCATTCATCGCCGAAACTCGCGGCGCGCCGTGCAGCTGCGGGTCATACGGTTTTGAGCTGAACTCTTGGAGTTCAGCCGAGCGAAGCGAGCACCAACAAGTACGGTGTTGAGGAGATGGAAGGGATGTCGGTGCTGTTTCCGGCAGCCCTGCAATCGGATCAAAACCGTATCAGTTCGCGCCGACCGCCCGGTCCTCTTCCAGCTCGGCCCCGAGTCCGTGGTCGAGGACGGCGGTCACGTCGGGGTACTCGATGATCTGGAAGCGGCTGTTGCGGATGGCGGGCCGGAACCCGGCGTCGTGCGCGATCCGCACGAGTTCGCGCACGGTGGCGTGGTGGCGGTTGTGGTTCCCGGCGGCACTCACGACGTTCTCTTCGAGCATGGTGCTGCCCAGGTCGCCCGCGCCGTAGTACAGCGCGGCCTGCGCGACCTTGAAGCCCTGCGCGGGCCATGACGCCTGAATGTTGGGGATGTTGTCGAGGGCGATGCGGGCGATGGCGAGCTGCTGCAGGTACTCGTGCGCGCTCGCGCCGGGCGCCTTGCCGTGCAGGCGGGTGTTCTCGGTCTGCAGGGTCCACATGGCGAAGCCGGAGAAGCCGTTCCCGCCGTACGCGGCGAGGGCCTTGTCCTGCTGGTCGCGGATCTTGAGGAGGTGGCTGGCGCGCTGCGCGTGGCTCTCCCCGAAGCCGATCACCATGGTGCTGATGGTGTACAGGCCCTTGCGCTGCGCGGCGTCCAGGATGCGGAACCAGTCGTCGCTGCGGATGCGGGCGGGCGCGGCCTTGGCGCGCACGTCGTCCTCGAGGATTTCGCCGCCCGCGCCGGGCAGCCCGTCGAGGCCCGCATCGATCAGGGTGTCGAGCAGCTCGTCGAGGCTCAGCCCGAAGGTCTTCTCCATGAAGAGGACCTCTTCGGGCGAGAAGGCGTCGATGCGGATGCTGGGGTGGTGCGCCTTGATGTGGCGCAGCAGGCCCGTGTAGTAGTCCAGGCCGAGGGCGGGGTTGACGCCGCCCTGCATCAGGATGCGGGTGCCGTTCACCGCTTCGAGTTCGGTGATCTTGGCGCTAATCTGGTCGTAGTCGAGGGTGTAGCTGTCCTTCTGGCGGGGCGTGCGGTAGAAGGCGCAGAAGTTGCAGCCGACGTTGCAGACGTTGGTGTAGTTGATGTTGCGGTCGATCAGGAAGCTGACGGTGTCGGCGGGGCTGCGCTGCAGGCGCAGTTCGTGTGCGACGGCGGCCACGTCGGGGAGCGGCAGGTCGTACAGCGCGGTGATCTCCGCGTGGCTGAGGCGCTCGCCGCGTGCGGCGCGGTCGAGGATCGCGGCGCCGTCCAGCACGTCGGTGCCGGGGACCGCGGGAGTGTGGTGGCTGGTCATGGCTTCATGCTACGCCTGCCGGGCGGGACGAAGGGGAAGGGGTGCTACCGTGCCCGTGACGCGGGGGGCCGGGGCCGGGGCAAGGGCCGGACTGACCGGGGGCGGCGGGGCGCGTGCGTGCCCTCCGCACGGCGGGCGGCCCGGCGGCATCTTCCGGTGCGGGCGGGCCGGGCGGGCGCTACGCTGGGCGGCATGACGGCTGTCCTGTCCGGTGCGCGCGGGTCGTGGGTGTCGTGGCTGCCGGTGCTGCTGCCGTTCGTGGCGCTGGGGGCGCTGCCGTGGACGGTGTGCCTGGCCCTGAGCGTGGCGCTGGCCGTGTCGCGCGTCAACGAGGACGCGGAGGCACTGGGCGGGGCGCTCGTGCTGCTGGCCGCGACCGCCGCGACGCTGCCGGTGCTGTTCGGCACGTCGCCCGACCGGTTGCCGCGCGCCGGGGAGTGGTTCGTGGCGGGCGCGCTGCTGGGCGGCGCGGCCCTGTGGTCCATGCGGCGCATGGCGGTCGGGGAGCGGCGGGCGCTGCTGCCGGGCCTGCTGGTGCTGCTGGTGTGGCCGAGCGTGCCGGGCCTGCTGGCGTTCGTGCTCTCGGCGCTCGGCATGGGCGGCGGGCGGGGCAGCGTGACGCGCTCCCTGTGGCCAGCGCGCCGCGTGACGGGTCCGGTGCTGGTCCTGCTGGCCGTGGTGGGCGTGGCGGGCGCGCTGCTGGCGGGCGTGCTGCCCGGCCCGCCGCCCGCCCTGAGCGCCGGGAGCACCGTGCGGCTGCCGCCCGCGCCCGCAGGCGCCCGGACGCAGGCCGCACCGCAGGAGCGTGCCCCCGCACCCATCACCCGGGCCGCCAGGTCCGGTGGAGCAGCCCGCCGCCCGATGCCGGAGGAGCTGCCGCTGCTGCGCGCGCTGGTCCCGGTGAGTGGCCTGCTGGCGGCGGTGTGCCTGGTGCTGCTGACGCAGCGGGCGCGCGTGAAGCGCGGCGGGCGGCGCAGCACGTGGCTGGACGCGGCCGCGCTCCTGGGCCTGCTCGGCGCGCTCCTGATGGTGGGCGTGTACGGGGCGGGCACACGGTCCGGCACGCTGGCCGCCCCTCCCGGCGCGCAGGCCGGGCAGGACCCGGCGGGCCGGGCACACACCAGGGAGCAGGCTTCCGCAGGGCAGGACGGGGCCGCGCGCCTGAATCCCGCGGTGCTGCTCATGAACGTGGGGATCGTGGCGTCGGCGGTGTTCCTGGCGGCGGCGACCCTGTACCTGCTGCACGACGCGCACCTGAACCGCGCCTCCCGCAGTTCGGCCGTGCCGGACGGCATGCCCGCCGGGGGCAGCGCGCCGCCGCTGCCGCCACTGCACCGGGTGCGGCTGGCGTGGCGGGCGCTGGAGGACGCGCTGGGCGAGGTGGGCCTGCCGCGCCTGCCGAGCGAGACGCCGCACGAGTACGCGCGGCGCGTGACGGTCCGGCACCCGGACCTGTCCGGACCGCTCTCGACGCTGGCGGCCCTGTACGCGCCCGTGCGGTACGGCGGGCAGCTCAGCGAGCGCGACGCGGGCACGGCCGAGGAGGCGGTGAGCGCCGTGCGGCACGCCCTCCCCTGACCGTCCACGCTCCCCGCCGCCCCTCCCCTGCCCCGTCCCTGCCCTCATTCCTGACCGTTCCCCCGGAGTTCCCATGACGCAGTCTGACCTGACCCCGCACGCCCAGCACCCCGCCAGCCCGCACCCTTCCGCCCGGGCGACCTTTCAGGAGCGCGTGCTGCGCAACGTCTCGACCGTCCTCGTCGGCAAGGAGGGCGTGACGCGCCTCGCGCTGGCAGGCATCCTGGCGGGCGGGCACATCCTGCTGGAGGACGCGCCCGGCACCGGCAAGACCATGCTGGCCCGCGCGCTCGCCGTGTCGCTCGGGCTGGGCTTCAAGCGCGTGCAGTTCACGCCGGACCTCCTCCCGAGCGACGTGACGGGCGTGAGCGTGTACCAGGACGGACGGTTCGTGTTCGTGCCCGGCCCGATCTTCACGGGCGTGCTGCTGGCCGACGAGATCAACCGCGCCACCCCCAAGACGCAGTCGGCGCTGCTGGAAGCGATGGGGGAAGGGCAGGTGTCGGAGAGCGGCGTGACGCACACCCTCCCGCAGCCGTTCGTGGTGGTCGCCACGCAGAACCCCATCGAGTTCGAGGGCACGTACCGCCTGCCGGAAGCGCAGCTGGACCGCTTCCTGCTGCGCCTGTCGGTCGGGTACCCGTCGCAGGACGACGAGGCGCAGATGCTGGCACGGTTGCAGGAACGCCACCCCATCGGCACGCTGCAGGCCGTCGCGGGACCGCAGGACCTGCTGCAGGCCCGCGCCCGCGTGCGCGGCGTGCGCGTCGCGCCTGAACTGCGCTCGTACATCGCGGGCCTCACCGCGCGCACGCGGCAGCACCCGCAGGTGGCGCTGGGCGGCGGGCCGCGCGCCAGCCTCGCGCTTCAGGCGGTCGCGCAGGCGCTCGCGCTGCTGGACGGGCGGGACTTCGTGACGCCCGACGACCTGAAACTCGCCGCGCCCGCCGTGCTCGCGCACCGCCTGAGCCTGCACACCGAGGCGCGCCTGACGGGCGTGCGCCCGGAAGACGTGGTCGCGCAGGTCCTCATGGACCTGCCGGTCCCGGTCGAGTCGCCCGTCCCCGCCGCCCCGGCGGGCGGGCCGCTCCCTTGAGCGCGCTCGGGCTGGGCTTCGCGCTGCTGCTGCTGCTGCTCGTGTGGGGCACGTGGAGCGCCTGGCGGATCCCGCCGCACGTCACCCTGCGGCGCGACCTGCCGGGCCAGGGCTTCGCGGACGACCGCGTGCCGCTCACCACGCACCTCACGGTGCGCGCCGCCCTCCCCACCCGCGTGCGCCTGGAGGACCCCGCGCCGCTCACGGTGGTGCCGGACGTGCCGTTCAGCGCGGGCGGCCTGGTGTGGGGCGAGACGAGCACGGTCTTCCCGACGGAACTGACCCTCAACCGGCGCGGCGTGTACCGCTGGGAGGGCGCGCGCCTGCAGTGGGCGGACCCGTTCGGGCTGTTCTGGCGCAGCGTGACGCTCCCGCACCCCACCACGCTGGAGGTGTACCCTGGCACGCACGGCCTGCGCCTCCCGAACCTGCTGCGCCCCCTGCTGTCCGAGGGGACGCTCACACGCACGCTGGGCCTGGACGACCCCATCAGCCTGCGCGGCGCGCGACCGTACCTGCCGGGAGACCCGCCGGGCCGCGTGCACTGGCGACTGTCGGCCCGGACGGGCGACCTGATGGTGCGCGAACTGGAACGCACCGCGTCCAGCAGCCTGCACCTGCACCTCGACACCTGCGGTTCGGGCGTGTACGTGGAGAGCGCCGTGCGGCTCGCGGCGAGCCTCGTGCAGGAGGCGCTCACGCTGCACCTGCCGGTCGCGGTGAGCAGCGGGGACCGTGCAGGCAGCAGTCCGTCCGGCAGCACGCCCGAAGCGCTCCGGCACGCGCTGAGGGTGCTGGCCGAGGTGCGCGCCACGTCCGGGCCGCCCGCAGCGCTCGCCCTGCCGCGCGCGGGCAGCAACCTGATCGTCGTCACGCAGAGTGCGCACCCGGACCTGCTCGCTGCGGCCGTGCGTGCCCGCGCCCGCGCGAGCCGCGTGGTGATCGTGGCGGTACCGGAGGGCTTCTACCTGGAGCCGGGCGAGTCGCCCCGGCGGCAGTGGGTGGGCCTGCCCGACACGGTCCGCGAACTGGAACGCCAGGCGGGCATCCTGGCGGGCGCGGGCGTGCTGGTGTACGTGCTGCGCGGCGACATGAGCGTCCTGCGGCTCGGGTAGGGGCCGCGCGGACGGCGGGCCGTAAACGTTTCTTGCGGCGCCGTTCACGCAGGGACTCGCCCGGCAGGTTAGCGTCAGGTATGAGCGATACCGAACGCACGCAGCAGACGATCCCCGAGACCGCCGAACCCCAGCGTCAGGGCCAGCAGCAGGACGTGAACGTGCCGGAGGAGACGCCGAACCTGCAGTCCGCGCCCGAAACGGCGCAGAACCGCGGCGAGGACGCCCTCGACGTGGCGCTGCAGGGCAGCATGATCACCAGCGATCCGCCCAGCAGCCTGATGCCCGAAGACGGCGAGGAGTAATCCAGCCGACCCCCGACATGCGTGAGTGAAGCGCGCGCCGGGGCAGCGTCCAGCAGAGCGCGGCGACCCTTCAGTGGTCGCCGCGCTTCCTGCTGCCGCCCGTTCAGCGGCTCCGGGACGCGCCTTTCTGCGCGGTGGGTTTCGGGACGAACACGAGGGCGTTGGGGACGCTGCGGCTCCAGACGGTGTTCAGGTACCCGCCCGCGTTCAGGTAGCCGCCCGTGACGTACACGGTGGCGCTGCTGCCGCTGTCGAGGCGCATGGCGCTGCTCACGCCGGCGTTCAGCAGGGCGCGCGCGAAGTCGCCCGGCGTGCCGCTGCTCAGGAACGCGATGCCGCTCTGCGTGCCGACCGTCACGAAGGCCACCTGCCGGGTGGCGCGCCAGATGCCGCCGGACGTGTCGAAGCCCTCACGGACGGGATCCAGCACGAGTTTCCCGGCGGACACCAGCAGCGGCCCGGCGGCGAGCGCCTCCTGCATGCCGTCCCAGCCGGGCGTCTGCCAGTTGAGGGTGTACGTCAGGGGGCTGCCGCTGGGCAGCGTCAGCTGCGGGTAGCGGGCGGGGTCGAAGGTGACGGTGAAGTCGCCGACGCCGGGCGTGAACCGGCCCGTCATGGCGCGCGCGACCGTGCCGCCCGCGCCCGTCCCGCCGAGGCCCGTGCCGCCGCGCAGCACCAGCGTGGTGAGGGAGTCCGCGCCGACGCCGGTACGGCCGTCACCGACGAAGGCCGTGACCCAGGCGGGGTTCGGGCGGGCGCTGACGCTGTTCACGGTGAGCTGCACGCCGCTGCCGTTCAGGACGTAGCGCGGGCGGGGGTAGCCGAGACGGGGCGTGCCCTGCGCGTCCAGGCCGAGCGTGGCGCGGCGCTCGAGGCTGGGGGCGAGCATCAGGCCGCCCTGCGCGACGAGGTCCACCGGCAGGCTGCTGGCCGGGTCGAAGTACCCGCCGTTCACGCCGGCCACCCCGCCGCTCGTGCGGACGAGGTCCGCGACGCCCGACGAGCGGCCGAGGGGGGCCGTGACGACTTTCGGGACGTAGCGGTCGTCGAAGGTCAGGAGGCTGAGGCCGCCCAGGCGGCGGAGCGTGACGCCGTCCGGGAGGGCGTCCGTGCGGACGGGCGGGGGGACGCTCGTGTCGATGTTGGTGGTGGTGTCGATCACCACGCGGTACGGGTCCTGCAGGGTGAAGATCTCGCTCGCGCCGCCGGACGTGTCGAGGCGGACGCTGCTGCCGGTCGCGCCGAGCGACACGCCGAGGTCGTCGCCGGATTCGAGCTTCTGGGTCTGCGGGGCGCCGCTCACGCCGGGCAGGGTGAGGGTCAGGCCGCTGCGGTCGCGCTGCACGGTGTACGTGGCGGGCGCGTTGAATTCCAGCACGACGCGCTGCAGTTCGATGTTGCGGTCGAGGGTGCGGCTGCTGCGGACGCTGGCGAGGGTCGCGACGGGCGTGAACGGCAGGGCGGGCGGCGCGGGCGGGGTGGGTTGTGCCGGGGTGGGCTGCGGCGCGACCGGTGGTGGCGTGGCGGGCAGGGGTGTGGTCGGAAGCGGAGTGGTCGGCAGGGGCGTGGTGGGCAGGGGCACGGCAGGCTGGAGTCCGGGCGTGACCGGCAGCGCCGACGCGGGCGCGGCCGGGACCGTCCCCGCCACCGACGACGCGAGCGGCACGAAATCCAGCAGGTCCGGCGTGTCTGCCAGCGGACGCACGCCCAGCGCCAGCAGCACCGACACCGCCACGTGCACGCTCCCGTTGTACGACTGCGGGACCGGCAGGACCGGCGGCACGGCACTCAGGCCCGACGCCGCCCAGCGCCCTCCCTGAAAGCTCAGGACGGCACCCCCGTACGACAGCGACAGCAGCCCGTCCGTGTTCCGTACCGTGACGCCCAGGCGCGGCAGGAACCACACCGGCAGGCCCTCCACGTTCCCGTCCAGCGGCTTCGTCTCGATCCTCGGACTGGTCAGCACGCCCGCCAGCGCGACCGGACGGGCCGCCGCCATGCCCGGCAGCAGGACACCCACGGAAAGGACGGCACTCAGCAGCGATGGACGGAAGGGGACGACGGGGCGCTTCACGCGGGGCAGTGTAGCGGCCCCCCCCACCAGGGCGGGTGAGGCATGTGTGGGCCGTGAGATATCCGTCAACGCCCGGAGGTGCCGGGGACTATACTCGTTCCAACATGATCGAACCCTCCCTCGCGCTCTACGGTGAAACCTTCGACAAGGTGGAACAGCACCTGGACGAGCTCCTGGCGGCCACCGGAGTGCGTTACTGCCTGCTGGTGGACCGCAAGGGCTTCGTGCTCTCCCACAAGGAGGCGCTGTGGGCGCCCCGCCCACCCGCGCTGGACAGCGTGGCGACCCTCGTGGCCGGCAACGCTGCCGCGACCGGCGCGCTCGCCAACATGCTCGGCGAGAGCACCTTCTCCGAACAGATCCACCAGGGCGAGAAGGGCGTGCTGTACGTGGAATCGGTCGGCGACAACGCCCTCCTCACCCTGATCTTCGACTCCAGCGTCCCGCTGGGCCGCGTCAAGGTGTACGCCAAGAAGACCATCGCCGTCGTGGCCGGCCTGCTCAAGACCCTGCAGGACGTGCCCGCCGTTTCCTTCGATCAGAGCTTCAGCCAGAGCGCCTCGGCCCTGCTCGACGACCTGCTCGGCTGAGGTACAGGCCCAATGGAGAAGCGTTCATGAGCACCATCAACTTTGCGGCACGCGAAATCAACTGCAAGATCGTGTACTACGGTCCCGGCATGTCCGGCAAGACCACCAACCTCAAGCACGTCTTCTCGAAGGTGCCGGACCACCTGCGCGGCGAGATGATCAGCCTCGCCACCGAGGACGAACGCACCCTGTTCTTCGACTTCCTGCCGCTCGACCTGGGCTCCGTGCAGGGCTTCAAGACGCGCTTCCACCTGTACACCGTGCCCGGACAGGTGTTCTACAACGCCAGCCGCAAACTCATCCTGCGCGGCGTGGACGGCATCGTGTTCGTCGCCGACAGCGCCCCCAACCGCCTGCGCGCCAACGCCGAAAGCATGCGCAACCTGCGCGAGAACCTCCTCGAGCACGGCCTGGACATCAAGACCATTCCCATGATCCTGCAGGTCAACAAGCGCGACCTGCCCGACGCCCTCCCCATGGAAATGATCCGCGCCGTCATCGACCCGAAAAACGAACTGATGATGACCGAAGCGAGCGCCCACGAAGGCCGGGGCGTCTTCGAGACGCTGAAGGCCGTCAGCAAGATGGTCCTCGAACGCCTCTCGCAGCCCACCTGAACCTCAGCATGACGCGCGGTCCCGGCTGAACACCCGCCGGGACCGCGTTTTTCTTCGTGCTGCTCAGGTCGGTCGCAGGAGATACCCCGTCGTGGTCCAGCCGACTTCCGCCCAACGGACCAGTACCTCGTTCAGGTCCGCCACCTGTCTCGGTGCGAACCACGCCTGCGACTCCTTATGGAATACCCATCCGTCCCCGAGTGAGAGTGCCGCGTGCTGGACGGCGCCGTCTGCGTCTCTCCATACGAGAATCGTTCCATGGCCGCTCAGGTCGTCTGCCGGGCGGGTCCGTGCGTCGAGCCAGCGCTGGAAGGGCGGGCCGTGCATCCACACGCGCGCCACGCCCGTGACCCCACAGGCCGCCATGACGGTCCCCAGGCAGTTAGGTCCGCTGTCTGCGGCGAACGTCCCCATCAGGGCCTCCAGTGCCGGGAAGTGTTGCCGCAGGGCCTGCCGTTGTGAATCTGTTAATTCCTGCCGCCTGCACGGGAGCCGGTCGTCCTCCACAAACGCCTGCAGGCGTTGCCAGCGGTCCTGTGGCGTCCGTGCCCACCACGTGAGGGGCCATTCGTTGTGCAGGAGGCCCGTGCATGGATCCTCTGTGACTCTGCCGCGCCGGAAGCTGCGCTGCTCACGCAGCACCTCCTGCTGCAGGTCTTCCGAGAGGGTGTGCCAGCCGGACTCGTCAAGTTGAACCGTCCAGGTGGCGTCCGGAGGGGAGGCATACAGGCCGAAGGTGTCGATCACGGACAATGGCATGTGGTGCGTGTGCAGTTCATGCCGCTTCCATGGCGCCAAGTGCGGTAACCGTGCGGCCAATGCATCCGACAGCAGGAACGGTTGCACGTCTGGCACGAACCACGATTCCCAGCGGGCCTGCACGTCCGGCGGCAGCGGGATGCTCAGCAGCGTGCGGCCTCGTGGAGACATAAGGCAGTCTATCAGTGCGTGTCGGCCGGGCGTTCCAGGGTGAGGCGGGCGGCGGTGAGGGTGAAGCCCGCGCGGTGCGCGTTGCGTTCGCTGGCGCTGCCGGGGACGGTGAGGAGGGCGGCGTGCGTGGCGCAGCGTTCGGCGGCGGCGTGCAGGCGGGCGTGCAGCAGGGCCGTCTGCGCGCCCCGGCCGCGGTCGCCGGGGAGGGTGGCGGCACTGAAGAGCCACGCGACGTGCCCGAGGACGGTCAGGGCGGCGGCGGCCACCGGTCGGCCGTGCCGTTCGGCGAGGTGGAACTGCGTGTGGGGGCGCGCGGCAGTGCGGGCCATGATGGCCTCGCTGCCGGGACCGAAGGCGAGGGTGGTGAGGTGGGCGAACTCGTCGGGCGTGGCGTGCCGGGTGCGGATCTCGCCGGGGGGCGTGACCGGGACGTCGTCCGGCAGGACGGGGCGGGCGTGCAGGTGCAGCATCTGCGTGAGCCGGTACCCGCGCGCGGCCAGGGTGGCATGGTCCGTGAAGTGCGAGTACACCGAGAGGCGGGACGGCAGGCCGTGCCCGGCGTAGAAGTCCTCCACGGCCGCGAGCACCTGCGCGTCCGCGTGCCTGCCGAAGCCGCTGGCCGCGTTGACGGGCAGGCCGGGTCCGGCGTACACGGCGCGGACCGGGCCGAAGGTGGCGACCTGACCGCCGTACAGCGCCTGGTGGAGCGAGTCGGCCGTTTCGAGTTCGCCGGTCAGGTCAGGCGTCATGCGGTGCGGGCGGGGTCACTCGGTCTTGCTCTTGTGCGCGTCGGGGGCGGCGCCGATGCTGACGGTCTTGGTGTTCACGAATTCGTGGATGCCGTGACGGCTGAGTTCGCGGCCGAACCCGCTGGCCTTCACGCCGCCGAACGGCAGGCGGGGGTCGGAGGCGACCATGCTGTTGATGAAGACCGACCCGGCTTCGAGGTCGCGGGCGAAGCGGGCGCGTTCGGCGTCGTCGTTCGTCCAGGCGCTGCTGCCCAGTCCGAAGCGGGTGGCGTTCGCGACGCGGATCGCTTCCTGCTGATCCGGCACGCGGAAGATGAGGGCGACCGGTCCGAAGACCTCCTCGCCGTACACCTGCATGTCGGGCGTGAGGTCGCTCAGGGCGGTGGCGGGGTAGTAGTTGCCCTGCCCCTGCGGGATCTGGCCGCCGAGGAGGACGGTGGCGCCCTTCTGCACGGCGTCCTGCACGAGGCCGTGCACTTCGTCGCGGATGGCGGGCGTGGCGAGCGGGCCGATGTCGGTGGTGTCCTGCATGGGGTCGCCGAGCGTGAGGGCGGCGAGGCCGTCCACGAAGCCGTTCACGAAGCGGTCGTAGATGGCTTCGTGCACGATGAAGCGTTTGGCGGCGATGCAGCTCTGGCCGTTGTTGATGGTGCGGGCGGTGACAGCCGTCTTGACGGCGAGGTCCAGGTCGGCGCTCGGCATGACGATGAAGGGGTCGCTGCCGCCGAGTTCCATCACGCTGGGTTTGATGGCGGCTCCGGCGGTCCCGGCGACGCTGCGTCCGGCGCCTTCGGAGCCGGTGAGGCTGACGGCCTTGACGCGGTCGTCCTTGAGGATGGCTTCGATGCTGCGGCTGCCGACGAGGAGTGTCTGGAAGACGTCCTGCGGGAATCCGGCCTGCTGCATGACGCTCTCGATGGCGAGGGCGCAGCCGGGGACGTTGGAGGCGTGCTTGAGGAGGCCGACGTTACCGGCCATGATGGCGGGCCCGATGAAGCGGAACACCTGCCAGTACGGGAAGTTCCAGGGCATGACGGCGAGGACCACGCCGAGCGGCTGGTAAGTGACGTACGCGCGTTCGGCCTCGGTGGTGACGTGTTCGTCGGCGAGGAACTTCTCGGCGTTCTGGGCGTAGTACTGGCAGCTCTTGGCGCACTTCTCGACTTCGGCGAGGGCGGCGGCGAGCGTCTTGCCCATCTCGCGGGTGGCGAGGGCCGCGAGTTCGTGCTTGCGTTCGTGCAGCAGTTCGCCCGCGCGGGCCATCCATTCGGCGCGCTGCGCGAAGGTGGTCAGGCGGTACGTGCCGAAGGCCGTCTGGGCGCGCTGGAGGCGGTCTTCGATCTGTTCGGGCGTGAGGGTGTCGTAGGTGGCGAAGGTCTCGCCGGTGGTGGGGTCGATGCTGTGCATGGGGGTGGGGCGGCCCTCGTGGCTGGGGTGGGCCTGGCTGGCGTTGGCGTCCGGGCTGGAGGTGGGGGTGCTGGTCATGCTCCAGTGTCGGGCGGCGGCGAGGCCCGCGAGTGTGCGCGCCGCACAATCGGAGGGAGAGCCTGAAGGGTGCATGACGACGGCCCGCCAGCGCTCCCTGCGCGGGCGGGCCGGGGACCGGAGGATCAGTCGATGGGTTTCAGTCCGGCGATGATCTGGGCGCGCTGCGGTTCGAGGAAGGGGGGCAGCACGACCTTCTCCCCGAGGGTGCCCGCGTCCTCGTCCACGGCGAAGCCGGGGCCTTCGGTGGCGAGCTCGAACAGGACGCCGTTCGGTTCGCGGAAGTACAGGCTGCGGAAGTAGTAGCGGTCGACGGGGCCGCTGCTCTGCACGCCGAGGTGCTGCAGTCGGTCCACCCAGGCGTCGTAGTCGGCGTCGGGGATGTTGAAGGCGACGTGGTGCACGCCGCCCGCGCCGGGTTGCGCGACGGGCAGGCCGGGGCGGACGGCGACGTGCAGTTCGTTGCCGGGTCCGGCCTGGGCGCTGTCCTCGCGGCCGATGCGGTACACGTGGACGGTGTGCGCAGCGTCGTCGGGGTGGGGGTAGGTGCGGAGGGGCGTCATGTTGAGGAGTTTCTGCAGGATGACGTCGGTGGGGTACAGGTTGGGGACGCTCATCGTGACGGGTCCCAGGCCGCGGATCTGGTGGGCGGCGGGGACGGTGCTGGCTTCCCAGGGGTGGGCGGG encodes the following:
- the mqnC gene encoding cyclic dehypoxanthinyl futalosine synthase, whose product is MTSHHTPAVPGTDVLDGAAILDRAARGERLSHAEITALYDLPLPDVAAVAHELRLQRSPADTVSFLIDRNINYTNVCNVGCNFCAFYRTPRQKDSYTLDYDQISAKITELEAVNGTRILMQGGVNPALGLDYYTGLLRHIKAHHPSIRIDAFSPEEVLFMEKTFGLSLDELLDTLIDAGLDGLPGAGGEILEDDVRAKAAPARIRSDDWFRILDAAQRKGLYTISTMVIGFGESHAQRASHLLKIRDQQDKALAAYGGNGFSGFAMWTLQTENTRLHGKAPGASAHEYLQQLAIARIALDNIPNIQASWPAQGFKVAQAALYYGAGDLGSTMLEENVVSAAGNHNRHHATVRELVRIAHDAGFRPAIRNSRFQIIEYPDVTAVLDHGLGAELEEDRAVGAN
- a CDS encoding DUF4129 domain-containing protein, which gives rise to MTAVLSGARGSWVSWLPVLLPFVALGALPWTVCLALSVALAVSRVNEDAEALGGALVLLAATAATLPVLFGTSPDRLPRAGEWFVAGALLGGAALWSMRRMAVGERRALLPGLLVLLVWPSVPGLLAFVLSALGMGGGRGSVTRSLWPARRVTGPVLVLLAVVGVAGALLAGVLPGPPPALSAGSTVRLPPAPAGARTQAAPQERAPAPITRAARSGGAARRPMPEELPLLRALVPVSGLLAAVCLVLLTQRARVKRGGRRSTWLDAAALLGLLGALLMVGVYGAGTRSGTLAAPPGAQAGQDPAGRAHTREQASAGQDGAARLNPAVLLMNVGIVASAVFLAAATLYLLHDAHLNRASRSSAVPDGMPAGGSAPPLPPLHRVRLAWRALEDALGEVGLPRLPSETPHEYARRVTVRHPDLSGPLSTLAALYAPVRYGGQLSERDAGTAEEAVSAVRHALP
- a CDS encoding AAA family ATPase codes for the protein MTQSDLTPHAQHPASPHPSARATFQERVLRNVSTVLVGKEGVTRLALAGILAGGHILLEDAPGTGKTMLARALAVSLGLGFKRVQFTPDLLPSDVTGVSVYQDGRFVFVPGPIFTGVLLADEINRATPKTQSALLEAMGEGQVSESGVTHTLPQPFVVVATQNPIEFEGTYRLPEAQLDRFLLRLSVGYPSQDDEAQMLARLQERHPIGTLQAVAGPQDLLQARARVRGVRVAPELRSYIAGLTARTRQHPQVALGGGPRASLALQAVAQALALLDGRDFVTPDDLKLAAPAVLAHRLSLHTEARLTGVRPEDVVAQVLMDLPVPVESPVPAAPAGGPLP
- a CDS encoding DUF58 domain-containing protein; this encodes MSALGLGFALLLLLLVWGTWSAWRIPPHVTLRRDLPGQGFADDRVPLTTHLTVRAALPTRVRLEDPAPLTVVPDVPFSAGGLVWGETSTVFPTELTLNRRGVYRWEGARLQWADPFGLFWRSVTLPHPTTLEVYPGTHGLRLPNLLRPLLSEGTLTRTLGLDDPISLRGARPYLPGDPPGRVHWRLSARTGDLMVRELERTASSSLHLHLDTCGSGVYVESAVRLAASLVQEALTLHLPVAVSSGDRAGSSPSGSTPEALRHALRVLAEVRATSGPPAALALPRAGSNLIVVTQSAHPDLLAAAVRARARASRVVIVAVPEGFYLEPGESPRRQWVGLPDTVRELERQAGILAGAGVLVYVLRGDMSVLRLG
- a CDS encoding phosphodiester glycosidase family protein yields the protein MKRPVVPFRPSLLSAVLSVGVLLPGMAAARPVALAGVLTSPRIETKPLDGNVEGLPVWFLPRLGVTVRNTDGLLSLSYGGAVLSFQGGRWAASGLSAVPPVLPVPQSYNGSVHVAVSVLLALGVRPLADTPDLLDFVPLASSVAGTVPAAPASALPVTPGLQPAVPLPTTPLPTTPLPTTPLPATPPPVAPQPTPAQPTPPAPPALPFTPVATLASVRSSRTLDRNIELQRVVLEFNAPATYTVQRDRSGLTLTLPGVSGAPQTQKLESGDDLGVSLGATGSSVRLDTSGGASEIFTLQDPYRVVIDTTTNIDTSVPPPVRTDALPDGVTLRRLGGLSLLTFDDRYVPKVVTAPLGRSSGVADLVRTSGGVAGVNGGYFDPASSLPVDLVAQGGLMLAPSLERRATLGLDAQGTPRLGYPRPRYVLNGSGVQLTVNSVSARPNPAWVTAFVGDGRTGVGADSLTTLVLRGGTGLGGTGAGGTVARAMTGRFTPGVGDFTVTFDPARYPQLTLPSGSPLTYTLNWQTPGWDGMQEALAAGPLLVSAGKLVLDPVREGFDTSGGIWRATRQVAFVTVGTQSGIAFLSSGTPGDFARALLNAGVSSAMRLDSGSSATVYVTGGYLNAGGYLNTVWSRSVPNALVFVPKPTAQKGASRSR
- the mglB gene encoding GTPase-activating protein MglB encodes the protein MIEPSLALYGETFDKVEQHLDELLAATGVRYCLLVDRKGFVLSHKEALWAPRPPALDSVATLVAGNAAATGALANMLGESTFSEQIHQGEKGVLYVESVGDNALLTLIFDSSVPLGRVKVYAKKTIAVVAGLLKTLQDVPAVSFDQSFSQSASALLDDLLG
- the mglA gene encoding GTPase MglA, whose protein sequence is MSTINFAAREINCKIVYYGPGMSGKTTNLKHVFSKVPDHLRGEMISLATEDERTLFFDFLPLDLGSVQGFKTRFHLYTVPGQVFYNASRKLILRGVDGIVFVADSAPNRLRANAESMRNLRENLLEHGLDIKTIPMILQVNKRDLPDALPMEMIRAVIDPKNELMMTEASAHEGRGVFETLKAVSKMVLERLSQPT
- a CDS encoding GNAT family N-acetyltransferase, translated to MTPDLTGELETADSLHQALYGGQVATFGPVRAVYAGPGLPVNAASGFGRHADAQVLAAVEDFYAGHGLPSRLSVYSHFTDHATLAARGYRLTQMLHLHARPVLPDDVPVTPPGEIRTRHATPDEFAHLTTLAFGPGSEAIMARTAARPHTQFHLAERHGRPVAAAALTVLGHVAWLFSAATLPGDRGRGAQTALLHARLHAAAERCATHAALLTVPGSASERNAHRAGFTLTAARLTLERPADTH